CCGGCTCGATGCCGTACCCGCCCACCTGCAGGATGAGGCTCATGTTCGCTTGCCCGGGGCGCCGGGATTGATTCGTTTCCAGGTCGGTAACAGCGAGGCTGAGGCAGTGCTCGCCGACGAATTGGTCCACTCCTGGATCCGCGAGCGCGCGTACCTCTCGTCCCAGGGCCACACCGGCCCCTTGCCGCCCGCCGCATTCCTGGCCATCTCGGGCGGCGGCGACAAGGGAGCATTCGCTGCAGGGCTCCTCAATGGTTGGACGGCTGCGGGCACCAGGCCGCAGTTCAAGTTGGTGACCGGCATCAGTACCGGCGCCCTGATTGCCCCTTTCGCATTTCTCGGTCCGGCCTATGACGAGCAACTGAAAGCGTTCTACACCACCACGTCCGCGAAGGACATTCTCGAGGCACGCAGCATCATCGCCGGACTGACCAGCGATGCCATGGCCGACAGTCGGCCGCTGCGCAAGCTGCTGGGCAAGCACGTGAACCGGGCATTGCTCGATGCGATTGCAGCGGAGTACGCCAAAGGGCGCGAATTGTGGATTGCCACCACCGAGCTCGACAACCTCCGGCGCTACGTCTGGAACATGACGCGCATTGCCGCGAGTCAGGACCCAGCGGCATTGGATCTGTTCATTTCACTGATGCTGGCCTCGGCGGCACTCCCGGGCCAGTTCCCGCCGGTCTTGATCGACGTTGAAGCCGGTGGCAAGAAGTATCAGGAGATGCATGTGGACGGAGGTGCGATGGCACAAGTCTTCGTCTACCCCGTCGGTCTCGATTTCGAGGCCTTGTCGCTTGCGCACAATGCCTCACGCCAGCGAACGCTCTACGTCATTCGCAACGCGCGCCTGGATCCGGAATGGGCACAGATCGAGCGCAGAACATTCACCATCGCGTTCCGCGCCATTGCTTCGCTCGTCCAGACGCAAGGCGTGGGTGATCTGTTCCGCATCTATCTGGGCGCGGAGCGCGATGGCATTGACTTCAATCTCGCGCATGTTCCCGCGAGCTTCAACGTCCCGCACAAGGAGCCATTCGATCCCGAGTTCATGCGCGCCCTGTTCCGGGTCGGCTACGACTTGGCCGCCAACGGCTACCCGTGGGAGAAGGTGCCACCCGGTTTCGTCAGGGCGCAGTACATCAACGACAACCCGCGGCCGCGACGAATCCGGTCGAAGGTCAGCCCTTGGGCGAGACCGAGACCCAGCGCCACTCCAGCCAGTTGTCGGCGCGGTGCACCACGTTGACGCCGCTGCGCGCGGCCCAGGGGATCACCTGCCGGTGCAGCGGGATGTGGTGCACCTGCTCGTTGTGCTCACGCAGCGCGGCCTTCACCAGCTGCTCGCGCTTGGCCGCATCGGCTTCCTTGCTGGACGCCTCGATCAGCTGGTCGAGCTTGGGATTCTTGTAGTTGCCCCAGTTGTAGTAGCCGACGCCGCTTTCGCCGCGTGAATGCAGCACCGGCGTGAGCGTGGTCTCGGCATCGGTGATCGCGCCGCCCCAGCCCAGCATGTACATGGAGACATCCAGCTTCTCGGTCTTGGGGAAGTAGCTGGCGCGCGGCTGCGCCAGCACCTTGACGTTGATGCCGATCTTGGACCACATGCCGGCCAGCGCCAGGCAGATCGCCTCGTCGTTGATGTAGCGGTTGTTGGGGCAATCGAGCTGCACCGTGAAGCCGTTGGGGTAGCCCGCCTCGGCCATCAGCGCCTTGGCCTTGGCGAGGTCGAAGGGCAGGCGCTTTTCGATGTCCGGGTCGTTGTAGCTGCCCAGCGGCGAGGGCGTCACCGAGCCGGTGATGACCGACTGGCCGCGCATCAGGCTCTTGCGCAGGGTCTCGATGTCCACCGCATGGTAGAGCGCGCGGCGCACCCGCACGTCCTTGAACGGGTTCTTGCCCTTGACGTCGCTGTACAGCAGCTCGTCGCGCGATTGGTCCATGCCGATGAAGATGGAGCGGTTCTCCATGCCGTCGATCACCTTCAGGCCCGGCGTTGCGCGCAGGCGCTGCAGGTCCTGCGGCGGCGGGTCGAGCGCGAAGTCGATCTCGCCCGAGATCAGCGCGGCGGTGCGGGTGGCGTCGTTCTTGATCGGGGTGTAGACCACCTCCTGCACGTTGCCCTCGATCGGGCCCCAGTACGCCGGGTTGCGCTTGAACACCGTGCGCGTGTCCGGCTGGCGCGACACCAGCAGGTAGGGCCCGGTGCCGTTGGCATTGAGGTTGGTGTACTTGTCTTCCTTGTTCTTGAAGTCCAGCGGCGCGCCCGCGTTGTTCTTCTCGCTCCACGCCTTGCTCATGATGTAGATCGTGGTCGCGTGCTGCAGGAAGATCGGGTTGAACTGCGCCAGGGTGAACTCCACCGTCAGGCTGTCGACCTTGCGCGGCGTGCCCAGGGCGGTGGCGTAGGCGCGGAACGGCGAGGCCGTGTGCGCGGCGCGGGCGATCGAGAACAGCACGTCGTCCGCCGTGAAGGGCGTGCCGTCATGGAACTTGACGTTGGGACGAAGCTTCATGCGCCACAGGGTCGGGCTCACCTGCGTCCACTCGGTTGCCAGCGCCGGCGCGATGCCCAGCTGCTTGTCGCGCATCACCAGCGTGTCGTACACCTGGCCGTTGATGGAATTGGTCAGCAGCTCGTTTTGCGAGTGCGGATCCATCGTCTGCGCGTCGCCCTGGCTGGCCCAGCGCAAGGTCTGGGCATACCCGGCGCCGCTCAGGACGGCCGCAAGGGCAAGGACCGCAAATCGGGACTTCATCGGTGCCTCCGAGGAATGGATGGAAAAGCATTATTGGCAGCGCTGCCGAGGCGGCGCAAGAGGCGCTGCCCGTAACGGCAGCTCTACGTTCCGGAAACTTTCTGGACACCTGGCGCCAATAGAGTCAGGAAGCTCGAACACAAGAACCCTCACATGCCCTGGCCCCAACGGCGACATTCGGACGAATCGGACCTCATGGGCCGGCTCGCGGCCGGCGACCGCCAGGCGCTGGACCTGATCTACCGGGCCGAGGCGGCCGAGGTCTACCGGTTCGGCATCGCGATGTGCGGCAATGCCGCCTGGTCGGCCGACGCGGTGCAGGACGCCTTCGTGCACCTCGCCGAGAAGCCCAGGGCCTACGACCGTGCGCAAGGGCCGCTGCGCGCCTACCTGTGCGGCATCGTGCGTTACCGGCTGCTGGCGCGCTGGCGCGAGTCCGCCGGCATCGCCACGCTCGAGGACGAGCCGGAGGACGACGCCGGCTTCGCCGCCGACCACGCGGCCCCGGCGATCTCGCCCGAAGCCGGTCTTGCGCGCGCGCAGGACACGCAGGCGCTGTGGCAGGCGATCGCGCGCCTGCCCTGGGTGTTTCGCGAAGCGCTGGTGCTGGTCGACCTCCAGGAACGCACCTACACCGAAGCCGCGCAGATCGCCGGCGTCGAGATCAACACGCTGCGCACGCGCCTGCACCGCGCGCGCAAGCGCCTCGCGGCAGCGCTGGCTCCCGCATCAACCGCCTTGCAGTCATGAACGATCCGGAACTGACCCGCCACTTCGCGCTCGGCTCGCAGGAGCTGCGCGCGCAGATGCCGCCGGCGACGCTGCTGCCGGCCATCCATCGCCGCCTCGACCGCGGCCCCTGGGCGCCGCGTGCGCAGCGCCCGCACCGGTGGTCCTGGTTCGGCTGGGCTGGGCTGGGCACCGCCTGCGTCGCGCTGGCCGCGGTGCTTCTCGTGGATGCCGTCGCCCCCGGCAACCTGTCCGGGACGGCCAGCGACCCCGGCTTCATCGCGCTCGTCGACGATGAGGTCTGGCAGCAGGCGCAAGGCGAACCCAGCCGCACCTGGCTTGTCACGACCGAAATGCCGCACACGCGCCTGGCCGCGCTCGGCCTGCCCTATGACCCGTCGCGGGCCGGCGAGCGGGTGCCCGCGCAGCTCCTGATGCACAGCTCGGGCGAAGTACTCGCCCTGCGCGTCAATTCCCCATGAAGGACAAGAACATGAAACGCCTCTCCACCATCGCGGCGGCCGCCCTGTGTGCCGGCGGCGCCGCCTTCGCCCAACCCGCGCCCGAGGCGCCGCGCCCGGGCCCCGATCTGCGGGGCCAGATCCTGGGCGGGCCGATGCGCCACGACCTGCTTTTCATGGCGGGCGCGCAGCTCGAGCAGGAGCGCGTGGTGCAGGGCGCGCCCTATTGCGCGGACGCCTTGCACGAGACGGTGCAACTGCTGGCCGACGGCAACCGCATCGTCCGGCGCCAGGCCTCGCGCCAGTGCCGCGACGGCCAGGGCCGCACGCGCCAGGAGGTCACGGCCCCCGGCGGGCAGGTCAGGGTCTACCTGCGCGATCCGGTCGCCCACGAGGCCTGGCTGCTCGACGCCGAGCGCAAGCTGGCCGTGCGGCTCGATGGGCAGCGCATGGCCATGGGCCCGAATGCCGATCCGCGCATGTGGGACCGGGTTGTCGGCTGGAGCCATGATTTGCGCGACCGCGTCCGGCAGGGCCTGCGCATGGGCCACGCCGAAGCGCCGCCGCCGGCGATGGCCGATGCGCCGGATGCCGCGCGCATCGAGTCCGGCCCGCCGCCCCTGATGGGCCGGATGCCGCCGCCGATCGCCTTGCAGGCGCGGCTGCCGGGGCCGCGCGGGCCCGGCGCGGCCACCCTGCTGCCCGGGGAAACCATCGAAGGCCTGCGCGCGGACGGCAAGCGCACGGTGTGGACGATCGAAGCGGGAAAGATCGGCAATGAGAAGCCGATCTCGATCGTCAACGAGGTGTGGAGCTCGCCCGAGCTGGGCATCACGCTGAAGACGCGCGACCTCGACCCGGTGGTCGGCGAGGACAGCTTCCGCCTGAGGAACGTCGCGCGGGGCGAGCCGGACGGGCAGCTGTTCAAGGTGCCGGCCGAATTCGCGAAAGTGTCACCGCCGGCGGCGATGATGCGTCCCAGGCCCTGATCTCCAGACTCCCTGCAACGGGGGAGTTCTTTCGCCCCGGACCGCGAGGTCCGGGGCTTTTTTCATGCCTTACTTGGGCGCGACGACGCGCGCCATCTCCAGGCACTTGTTGGAGTAGCCCCACTCGTTGTCGTACCAGGACACCAGCTTGACGAAGGTGCCGTCCAGCGCGATGCCGGCCTCGGCGTCGAAGATCGAGGTGCGGGCATCGCCGCGGAAGTCGGTGGCCACCACCTTGTCCTCGGTGTAGCCCAGGATGCCCTTGAGCGCGCCTTCGGACTGCGCCTTCATCTCGGCGCAGATTTCCTTGTAGCTGGCTTCCTTGTTCAGCTCCACCGTCAGGTCGACCACCGAGACGTCGGAGGTCGGCACGCGGAAGGACATGCCGGTCAGCTTCTTGTTCAGCTCGGGAATCACCACGCCCACCGCCTTGGCCGCGCCGGTGGAGGACGGGATGATGTTCTCCAGGATGCCGCGGCCGCCGCGCCAGTCCTTGTTCGAGGGGCCG
Above is a window of Ramlibacter tataouinensis DNA encoding:
- a CDS encoding patatin-like phospholipase family protein, whose protein sequence is MAAWWILAFSLGGLAACSPLDRLDAVPAHLQDEAHVRLPGAPGLIRFQVGNSEAEAVLADELVHSWIRERAYLSSQGHTGPLPPAAFLAISGGGDKGAFAAGLLNGWTAAGTRPQFKLVTGISTGALIAPFAFLGPAYDEQLKAFYTTTSAKDILEARSIIAGLTSDAMADSRPLRKLLGKHVNRALLDAIAAEYAKGRELWIATTELDNLRRYVWNMTRIAASQDPAALDLFISLMLASAALPGQFPPVLIDVEAGGKKYQEMHVDGGAMAQVFVYPVGLDFEALSLAHNASRQRTLYVIRNARLDPEWAQIERRTFTIAFRAIASLVQTQGVGDLFRIYLGAERDGIDFNLAHVPASFNVPHKEPFDPEFMRALFRVGYDLAANGYPWEKVPPGFVRAQYINDNPRPRRIRSKVSPWARPRPSATPASCRRGAPR
- a CDS encoding ABC transporter substrate-binding protein → MKSRFAVLALAAVLSGAGYAQTLRWASQGDAQTMDPHSQNELLTNSINGQVYDTLVMRDKQLGIAPALATEWTQVSPTLWRMKLRPNVKFHDGTPFTADDVLFSIARAAHTASPFRAYATALGTPRKVDSLTVEFTLAQFNPIFLQHATTIYIMSKAWSEKNNAGAPLDFKNKEDKYTNLNANGTGPYLLVSRQPDTRTVFKRNPAYWGPIEGNVQEVVYTPIKNDATRTAALISGEIDFALDPPPQDLQRLRATPGLKVIDGMENRSIFIGMDQSRDELLYSDVKGKNPFKDVRVRRALYHAVDIETLRKSLMRGQSVITGSVTPSPLGSYNDPDIEKRLPFDLAKAKALMAEAGYPNGFTVQLDCPNNRYINDEAICLALAGMWSKIGINVKVLAQPRASYFPKTEKLDVSMYMLGWGGAITDAETTLTPVLHSRGESGVGYYNWGNYKNPKLDQLIEASSKEADAAKREQLVKAALREHNEQVHHIPLHRQVIPWAARSGVNVVHRADNWLEWRWVSVSPKG
- a CDS encoding RNA polymerase sigma factor; translated protein: MPWPQRRHSDESDLMGRLAAGDRQALDLIYRAEAAEVYRFGIAMCGNAAWSADAVQDAFVHLAEKPRAYDRAQGPLRAYLCGIVRYRLLARWRESAGIATLEDEPEDDAGFAADHAAPAISPEAGLARAQDTQALWQAIARLPWVFREALVLVDLQERTYTEAAQIAGVEINTLRTRLHRARKRLAAALAPASTALQS